From Pedobacter aquae:
AGGGGAAGGTCGCTCTGTAAACACCACAGATAAAGGCTTGGCTTATACCGGAAGGGTAGAGTTTTTACCCTTTGGTAGTTTTACCAATGATGGAGATTACTCTGAAGGAGATTTAGAGCGAGAACAAAAACCAAAATTAAGTCTTGCTGGTGGCTATTCTTATAATAAGGCTACTACAAATACCGGAGGACAATTAGGTGAAGATTTATTTGCACCCGTAGATATGAAAACCTTCATGTTTGATGCTATTTTTAAATATAACGGTTGGGCTTATGCTGCCGAGTTTATTAAAAGAGATGTAAATAACCCTCTAACATATGATAGTGATGGTACTTTAAGCTATGCTTATGAAGGTTATGGTTTAAATAATCAGTTCTCTTATATTTTTAAAAATAATGTAGAAACAGCTTTTAGGTATTCTTATTTAACGCCTTCAAAAAGATTAGCCAATTTAGAAGATACCCGAGAGGTGTACGAATTAGGCTTAACCAAATATTTAAAAGGGCATAAAGTAAAAGCACAACTTAATATGAGTTATAATGTAGGCAACCAGAATTATAGCCTAAATCATGATAAAAATTATTGGGGCGCTATGTTCCAGATAGAATTAGGGATATAGAATTATTAGTCTTTCACCTTTTAAAAGTATTTAAATAACATTTAAACCCGCCCATAAAGCGGGTTTTATCATGATATAAGTCTGCTATATTGTTTAAAGCATATTTAAATGCGGTTTAAGAGCTATTAAGTGATTTTGGACACAAATATTATATTTTAAATCACTTTTTTTAATCCTTAAGGTCATTCTTTAGCTATGTAGGTCAGCATACCTTTGAACTATAAATCAAATAGTTCAACAGATATGAAACTTAACATCAACAAACTCACCAAAACAGCTTACATGGCATGTGTAATGTTGTTCACGTTTATTTACCTTCCTACAACATCAGCTCAAAATACTTATAAGATTGGCACCGGTTCGCAAATTAAAGTTATCGGAACATCTAACATACACGATTGGGATATGACCGCAGTAAACTTTGCTTTTGATGCAAACTTTACAGTGAAAGGAACAGATGTTCAGGATGTTTCTGCTTTAAGTTTTGTGCTTCCTGTAAAGAACTTAAAAGGTAAAGAAGATTTGTTAAACAGCAGAGCGCACAAAGCGCTTAAAGAGGAGCAGTTTGATAAAATATCTTTTAAACTAACAGATGCTGTAGTTGTGCCACAACAAAATATCATTAAAGCAACCGGAAACTTAACCATTTCTGGGGTAACTAAAAAAGTGCTTATCCAAACTACTTATACGGTAGGTGCAGACGAGAGCATCACTTGTAAAGGCTCTAAAGCTATTAAAATGAGCGAGTACAACATTAAAGCACCATCATTTATGATGGGGGCACTAAAAGTTGCAGATGAGGTTACCATCGATATACTCTTAAAACTTAAAAAATAAACATAAAATAATCAATTGTTCTATAATCACTCAATAATAACAATCATGAAAACTAGATTACTTTCAAACCTAAAATTTGGTGCAGCAGCGTTACTAGCTGTGGCAGCAAGCAATACTTTTGCTCAAGAAACAGAAGTTGCAAATCTTCGTCCTTACGATAAATCAGGTATTAACGTATTTGAAGCTCCAAAAGAAAACGATGCGGTTTTTAATAAACTAAAAGTAAGATTTGGTGCAGGTTTTACACAATCTTTCCAAGGCTTAAAACACGAAAATAAAGCTGGTGGATTGTATAAAGTTTCTCCAGGATTTAACACCGCTAATGCTAATCTTTTTATGGATGTTCAATTAGCAGATGGTATCAGGTTAAACTTAACTAGCTATTTGTCTTCAAGACACCATAACGAGACTTGGGTTAAAGGCGGTTACATCCAATTTGATAAATTACCGTTTAAAGGACAGTTCTGGTCTGATTTGATGAAAAACACAACCATTAAAGTTGGACACATGGAAATCAACTACGGAGATCAACACTTCCGTAGATCAGACGGTGGACATACTTTATACAATCCGTTTGCAGAAAACTATATCGTTGATGCCTTCACAACAGAAATTGGTGGTGAGATTTTATACAGAAAAGGTGATTTCTTCGGGCAGATTGCAGTTACCAACGGTATGATTAAAGGTAACGTAGATAGCTTAATTGCTACTCCGCAAGATAAAAACATTCACAAATCTCCTGCTATTCACTTGAAAGCTGGTTTCGACAAACAATTAACAGATGATTTAAGATTACGTTTAGCAGCTTCTTATTATACTAATAAAAGCTCTGGTGGCCAAACCTTATACGCAGGAGACCGTACAGGATCTAACTACTTTATGGTGATGGAAAAATTAGGAAGCACAGCAGCTGCACAATTTTCATCTGGTCGTTTAAACCCTGGTTTCAGCAAAAAAGTAGATGCTTTCCAATTAAACGGATTTGTTAAAGCTAAAGGTTTAGAATTATTTGGAACATATGAAGCAGCACAAGGTCGTTCTAAAACAGAAGTTGATGAAAGAAAATTATCTCAATACGCTTTAGATGTGGTTTACAGATTTGGAAGCAAAGAGAATTTATTTGTAGGTGCAAGATACAATGTGGTAACTGCAAAATTAGCTAATGTAGCAGCAGTAGGTGCAACTCCAGCAATTGTTTACAATGATGATATTGAAGTTAACAGAATAGCATTTGGTGCAGGTTGGTTCATAACAGATAACGTGTTGTTAAAAGGAGAGTACGTTAAACAACAATACAAAAAATTCCCTACAGCAGATTACCGTAACGGTGGCGAGTTTAGCGGATACGTAATACAGGCAGTAGTTGGTTTCTAGGCCTGAGTATAATAGGTGAGGAAAGGGTGTTCGGTTTTAATTTGAAAAATTAAAAAATCCGGATGCCCTTTTTTAGATTTAGAAAAATGAGACTTTTAAAGCTTTTTATATTTTTAGTTTGGATGCTGGTAACAGCTTTCAATGATAAAGCACCTGCAAGTAAATGGGTGATTTATAAAGCTTGTTCTTTAAAAGTTAATGGCAGTACCAATGTAAATAAGTTCGACTGTGTGATTAATAACTATTACAAGCCAGATACATTGTCTTTTGTTCAGTATAACCAACAAGATGCTGTGAAGATGATAGGTGCTATGAAATTAGATATCAATAGTTTTGATTGTCATAACCCCATGATGACTGCCGATTTAAGGAAGACATTAAAAGCCAAGCAATTTCCAAAACTCGTTATCAAATTCATCACACTAAGTAAATACCCGCAATTAAAAGGGCAACAGGTAACAGGATGGGTACAGATAGATTTAGCTGGTGTAAGTAAAAAGTTTCAGGTAGATTACCAACTTATTCCATCAGGAGCAAATGCCTTACAGCTTAAAGGCTTAAAACAAATTAAGTTTTCTGATTTTAATATAGAGCCACCAAGAAAAATAGGTGGGATGATCAAAACAGACGACGAATTAGATATAGAATTTAATCTTCACATTAAAATTATAAAAGACCTATAAAGAAAAATTTCACTAACCAAATTGTTATGAAAAAAGTTTTGTTATCTGGCCTTGGAGCCGGATTGATTTTATTCTTGATGAGCTATTGCGGGCTCCTGGCAGGAGTAACCTATTTCCCGGAGTTATTTGTAGAATACAATAACCCCTTGTTTAATTCTGATGGTAGTAGAGATTTGCTATTTTTTATGCACCCTTTTATCATGAGCTTTGCTTTATCATGGTTTTGGGCTCGATTTAAAAAACTATTTCATGGCACCATCTTTCTAAGAGGATTAGAATTTGGTTTTGTTTATGCCATAGTAGCCCTCTTACCTGTCATGTGGATTACCTTTAGCTCTTTAGATATTACACTTTTGATGATATCCAGCTGGTTCTTGTATGGTTTTTTCCAGGCGGTAATAGCTGGATTATTATTTGCTAAAATAAACCCTTAAGCAATGAAGTGAAGTATTTCACTTAAAGGTTGGTCTATTTCTATTTTAATGCCATTTACACCCGCAGCATCAGCAGCTTCAACATCTGTTACCTTATCACCAATAAAGTAGCATAAAGAAGGATCTAGGTTATACTCTTGTATGCCTTTTAGTAGCATCCCTGGTTTAGGTTTGCGGCAATCGCAATCGCCTGTAAAATTAGGATGATGTGGGCAATAATATACTGCCGTGATTTTTATACCGTATTTGAGGTATTCGTTTTTTAAATGCTCATGCATTTGATCAAGAATATCAACAGTATACCATCCTTTAGCCAAGCCGCCTTGGTTGGTAGCTATCATTAATAAGTAACCTCTGTCTTGTAATTCTTTTAAAGGCTTAAAATTATGTTCATGCACATGAAAGTCTTCAAACTTACATACATAGTCTCCTAGTTCACGGTTTAAAACACCATCACGATCAAGAAATACAGCCTTATTTTTTTGCATGATTTTTTATTAATTTTTGCGAAGGTATAAATTTATCAATAGCTTAAAAAGTCTATTTTATGGTCTAAGTTTTAGTACCCAAAA
This genomic window contains:
- a CDS encoding YceI family protein, coding for MRLLKLFIFLVWMLVTAFNDKAPASKWVIYKACSLKVNGSTNVNKFDCVINNYYKPDTLSFVQYNQQDAVKMIGAMKLDINSFDCHNPMMTADLRKTLKAKQFPKLVIKFITLSKYPQLKGQQVTGWVQIDLAGVSKKFQVDYQLIPSGANALQLKGLKQIKFSDFNIEPPRKIGGMIKTDDELDIEFNLHIKIIKDL
- a CDS encoding porin, which gives rise to MRFTYFISLFLFAGVLTHQAVAQTEVDERSMQFKGLKFASKDSLFFINFRFRMQNRMGFVTEDADDLGIREWDARVRRLRLRGDGYILGEKLAYSVQLSFSRGDQDTDNTGVANIVRDAVIFYHFTDNFYVAFGQNKLPGNRQRVNSSGQLQFADRSIVNGALTIDRDFGLKAYYTNTLGNAVYQLKGAISTGEGRSVNTTDKGLAYTGRVEFLPFGSFTNDGDYSEGDLEREQKPKLSLAGGYSYNKATTNTGGQLGEDLFAPVDMKTFMFDAIFKYNGWAYAAEFIKRDVNNPLTYDSDGTLSYAYEGYGLNNQFSYIFKNNVETAFRYSYLTPSKRLANLEDTREVYELGLTKYLKGHKVKAQLNMSYNVGNQNYSLNHDKNYWGAMFQIELGI
- a CDS encoding D-glycero-alpha-D-manno-heptose-1,7-bisphosphate 7-phosphatase; translated protein: MQKNKAVFLDRDGVLNRELGDYVCKFEDFHVHEHNFKPLKELQDRGYLLMIATNQGGLAKGWYTVDILDQMHEHLKNEYLKYGIKITAVYYCPHHPNFTGDCDCRKPKPGMLLKGIQEYNLDPSLCYFIGDKVTDVEAADAAGVNGIKIEIDQPLSEILHFIA
- a CDS encoding YceI family protein codes for the protein MKLNINKLTKTAYMACVMLFTFIYLPTTSAQNTYKIGTGSQIKVIGTSNIHDWDMTAVNFAFDANFTVKGTDVQDVSALSFVLPVKNLKGKEDLLNSRAHKALKEEQFDKISFKLTDAVVVPQQNIIKATGNLTISGVTKKVLIQTTYTVGADESITCKGSKAIKMSEYNIKAPSFMMGALKVADEVTIDILLKLKK